The following proteins come from a genomic window of Diorhabda sublineata isolate icDioSubl1.1 chromosome 7, icDioSubl1.1, whole genome shotgun sequence:
- the LOC130446740 gene encoding ribosomal RNA-processing protein 7 homolog A has product MSRNIQGFKVLPLLFSSKSTSCHEIFIKEHSVRIDDDSKPPGQTLFAINIPPIATVEGLKNAFSIVGKVRRVILENNKENTTNDGFRRAYIIFHKREQLLKVLKLEKLNPLSPDDKPVKIGLEQWIEDYNNSICDPNLLQQEINSFMKDFDSKESKAKAEEVVDDEGWTVVTKKGRKPGLSRKESVAKKLNHKLEKGAKKKELKNFYTFQIRESKMKNIATLRKNYEEAKKKVEMMKQARRFKPY; this is encoded by the exons ATGTCTAGAAATATTCAGGGTTTTAAAg TTTTACCGTTGCTATTCTCTTCAAAAAGTACGAGTTGCCACGAGATTTTCATCAAAGAACACTCTGTTAGAATCGATGATGATTCTAAACCACCAGGACAAACATTATTTGCTATAAATATTCCTCCAATTGCTACCGTAGAGGGTTTAAAAAACGCGTTTTCCATAGTAGGCAAAGTAAGACGTGTTAtactagaaaataataaagaaaatacaacTAACGACGGATTTAGAAGGgcatatataatttttcataaacgagaacaacttttaaaagttttaaaattagaaaagttgAATCCGCTTTCACCAGATGACAAACCCGTTAAAATAGGTCTAGAACAATGGATTGAGGATTATAATAATAGTATATGTGATCCGAATCTGTTACAACaagaaattaatagttttatgAAGGATTTTGATAGTAAAGAAAGTAAAGCAAAAGCAGAGGAAGTTGTAGACGACGAAGGATGGACGGTAGTTACTAAAAAGGGTCGAAAACCAGGTCTTTCTAGAAAAGAAAGCGTAGCAAAGAAATTAAACCACAAG TTGGAAAAGGGGGCGAAGAAAAAGGAGCTAAAGAATTTTTATACTTTCCAAATAAGagaatcgaaaatgaagaatatagCTACGTTAAGGAAAAATTACGAAGAAGCTAAAAAGAAAGTCGAAATGATGAAACAAGCCCGGAGGTTCAAAccctattaa
- the LOC130446741 gene encoding zinc finger protein 335-like: protein MPKKMNLQAYLNENEEGISGRNMLNCFSCNFETENLDELDEHILINHDGDVEDEVPEQKFQIVQDEPPARIRKRKVSDIIPTLPKDIPRARIIVKKHDPKFQIETKIGDEKKKVKYNIGGTKRAKRTPAEDMQCTLCSFTTRKKSVLATHMLNHSDVIPPVYYKCSQCPYQTKRKNDMPKHMLGHCTNDSVPLYKCRSCPYVTKRKGDLPKHEMNHAERNEMFSWNCTECEYFSKRKNDLHKHMLIHSDRQLAGLYKCLKCTYVTDKVVKFSRHVLSGCSSCENPISLEHLMLEDILASVDHSGVHVVLDGESEDEQEYQQVQYEEGDDEEAVVEEYQSETVEENATVIVEGEVVDQQFIEIEESNEYVVNDERTELVQVKSEYVVD from the exons atgccTAAGAAGATGAATTTACAGGCATATCTAAACGAAAATGAAGAAGGAATAAGCGGAAGAAATATGCTAAATTGTTTTAGTTGTAACTTCGAAACCGAAAACCTCGATGAATTGGATGAACACATTCTCATTAACCACGACGGCGATGTAGAAGACGAAGTTCCcgaacaaaaatttcaaatcgttCAAGATGAACCTCCCGCgagaattagaaaaagaaaagtatcGGATATTATTCCTACTTTACCGAAAGATATACCAAGAGCTAGGATTATAGTTAAGAAACACGATCCGAAATTCCAAATTGAGACTAAG atTGGCGATgagaagaaaaaagttaaatataatatcGGTGGTACGAAGAGAGCTAAAAGAACGCCAGCTGAAGATATGCAATGTACTTTATGTAGTTTTACGACGAGAAAAAAGAGCGTTTTAGCTACTCATATGTTGAATCATTCCGATGTAATACCACCCGTTTATTACAAATGCTCCCAATGTCCGTatcaaactaaaagaaaaaacgacATGCCGAAACATATGTTAGGACATTGTACTAACG ATAGTGTTCCTTTATATAAATGTAGATCGTGTCCTTATGTAACGAAACGAAAAGGAGATCTACCGAAACACGAAATGAACCACGCCGAAAGGAACGAAATGTTTTCATGGAATTGCACGGAATGcgaatatttttctaaaagaaaaaacgatCTACACAAACATATGTTGATACACAGCGATAGACAGCTCGCGGGGCTCTACAAATGTCTCAAATGTACTTACGTCACTGATAAg gttGTAAAATTTTCTCGTCATGTTCTCAGCGGTTGTAGTTCGTGCGAAAACCCCATAAGTTTAGAACATTTAATGTTAGAAGATATTTTAGCAAGTGTAGATCACAGTGGAGTACATGTTGTATTAGATGGGGAATCGGAAGACGAACAGGAATATCAACAAGTACAATATGAAG aagGGGACGATGAAGAAGCGGTGGTGGAAGAATACCAAAGTGAAACAGTGGAAGAAAACGCTACCGTTATAGTCGAAGGCGAAGTGGTAGAtcaacaatttattgaaatcgAAGAATCTAACGAATATGTTGTCAACGACGAAAGGACCGAACTGGTACAAGTTAAATCCGAATATGTAGTCGATTAA